The Tautonia rosea genome includes a region encoding these proteins:
- a CDS encoding Gfo/Idh/MocA family protein, with translation MSESGVTNEVRIGIIGLGRQWTERYRSALVRPGGRARVVAVCDAVAHRAEAEADRIGCDAVEGLTLLIERPDVEVVFLLDPLWFGPWPLRVAIDRGKPVFSAAGHLATLDELSRLNQTSTNQPPLVMTELTGRFAPEMLRLRELLATELGPARRVLVKGLVDGSNASSTDVNRSSLADAAIGLIDRCRALVQANPRDARLVRRSDRPDRRVRVVSIAFSGGATARLSLVSGTSDSEGATEGVRLRLETERGRAWIDRSGRLQWSLGKDLVREPIPGGSATSLLIDHVLRRVRGEQSLVPDLNELRDLERSSRVFEW, from the coding sequence TTGAGCGAGTCGGGCGTGACGAACGAAGTCCGGATCGGAATCATCGGCCTCGGCCGCCAATGGACCGAACGCTACCGGTCTGCCCTGGTTCGTCCCGGAGGAAGGGCTCGGGTCGTGGCCGTCTGCGATGCCGTGGCCCACCGCGCCGAGGCCGAGGCCGACCGGATCGGATGCGACGCGGTCGAGGGCTTGACCCTGCTGATCGAACGTCCTGATGTCGAGGTCGTCTTCCTGCTCGATCCTCTGTGGTTTGGCCCCTGGCCGCTCCGGGTCGCGATCGATCGAGGCAAGCCCGTCTTTTCCGCCGCCGGCCACCTCGCAACGCTCGACGAGCTGAGCCGATTGAACCAAACCTCCACCAACCAGCCTCCCCTCGTGATGACCGAGTTGACCGGCCGCTTCGCGCCGGAGATGCTTCGCTTGCGCGAGCTGCTCGCCACCGAACTGGGACCGGCTCGTCGGGTCCTGGTCAAAGGGCTCGTCGACGGATCGAACGCATCCTCAACCGACGTCAATCGCTCGTCTCTTGCCGATGCCGCCATCGGTCTGATCGACCGCTGCCGGGCCCTCGTCCAGGCGAATCCCCGCGACGCGAGACTCGTCCGCCGATCCGATCGACCAGACCGTCGAGTCCGGGTCGTTTCGATCGCCTTTTCCGGGGGGGCAACGGCTCGGCTCAGCCTCGTCTCTGGGACATCCGACTCCGAGGGAGCCACGGAAGGAGTCAGGCTTCGCCTTGAAACCGAGCGCGGGCGGGCCTGGATCGACCGATCAGGACGCTTGCAGTGGTCCCTTGGAAAGGACCTTGTCCGAGAGCCGATCCCTGGCGGGTCGGCGACCTCCCTGTTGATCGACCACGTCTTGCGTCGGGTCCGAGGGGAGCAGTCGCTGGTCCCGGACCTCAATGAGTTACGCGATCTGGAACGATCCAGTCGAGTCTTCGAGTGGTGA